A genomic stretch from Desulfonispora thiosulfatigenes DSM 11270 includes:
- the nhaC gene encoding Na+/H+ antiporter NhaC gives MTDANKNIKQISFLKALIPIVFLIVALISTLKFFDGDPHMAIFASTIVAGLVAKSAGHSWKSLEQGIVDTFSKTTQSILIFCIIGIVISTWILAGIVPAMIFYGLKIIAPSIFLITSCLICAIVALATGSSWTTVGTVGIAIIGMGQGFDIPLPIVAGSIISGAYFGDKLSPLSDTTNLASAMAEVNLFDHIKHLLYTSIPSLMIALTIYGVLGIKYGNASLDTGSIDLLLTNLSSQFYISPVLLIPPVLIIAIVIMRIPAIPGLVGGVILGSLFAFVFQGSDMTTIIRVAHYGYVSNTGIESVDSLLTNGGLNGMMWALSLVFASLSFAGIMETSGMINAIAEKILVYAKRTGSLILATVLTCFSINIMTGDQYLSIIFTGKMYKKSYTLKGLHTKNLSRTLEDAGTLSSPLVPWNACAVFMATTLGVSTMAYLPFVFFNLFSPIIAVIFGYLNIAIEQKDQDI, from the coding sequence ATGACAGATGCAAATAAAAATATTAAACAAATTTCCTTTTTAAAAGCATTAATTCCTATTGTTTTTTTAATCGTTGCCTTGATTTCTACACTGAAATTTTTTGATGGAGATCCTCATATGGCAATCTTTGCTTCTACTATAGTTGCAGGTCTAGTAGCAAAATCAGCAGGACACTCTTGGAAAAGTTTAGAACAGGGTATAGTAGATACCTTTTCTAAGACAACGCAATCAATATTAATCTTTTGTATTATAGGTATCGTAATTAGTACCTGGATTCTTGCTGGGATCGTTCCAGCTATGATATTCTATGGATTAAAAATTATTGCACCTAGTATTTTTCTTATTACATCATGTTTAATATGTGCTATTGTTGCATTGGCTACTGGAAGTTCTTGGACAACAGTTGGTACAGTTGGGATTGCCATTATTGGAATGGGGCAGGGTTTTGATATTCCTTTACCGATAGTTGCAGGTTCGATAATTTCTGGTGCTTATTTTGGAGATAAATTGTCTCCTCTGTCCGATACGACAAACTTAGCATCAGCTATGGCAGAAGTTAATTTATTTGATCATATAAAACATCTTTTATATACGAGTATTCCAAGTTTAATGATAGCTTTAACTATTTATGGAGTTTTAGGAATAAAATACGGAAATGCATCTCTTGATACCGGATCAATAGATCTTTTATTGACTAATTTATCTTCTCAGTTTTATATTTCTCCGGTATTATTAATTCCGCCGGTATTAATTATTGCTATCGTTATTATGAGAATACCAGCTATACCTGGGTTAGTTGGTGGAGTAATTTTAGGATCACTTTTTGCCTTTGTTTTTCAAGGATCAGATATGACTACAATTATTAGAGTTGCTCATTATGGTTATGTATCAAATACAGGAATTGAGAGTGTAGATTCTTTATTAACTAATGGTGGCTTAAATGGCATGATGTGGGCTTTATCTTTAGTATTTGCCTCTCTTAGTTTTGCTGGAATTATGGAAACATCTGGAATGATAAACGCGATTGCAGAAAAAATATTAGTTTATGCAAAAAGAACTGGCTCGCTCATATTAGCCACTGTGCTAACTTGTTTCTCAATTAATATAATGACTGGTGATCAGTATCTTTCTATAATATTTACTGGTAAAATGTATAAAAAATCCTATACTCTTAAAGGTTTACATACTAAAAATCTGTCCAGAACTTTAGAAGATGCGGGTACCTTATCTTCTCCACTTGTTCCTTGGAATGCATGCGCCGTCTTTATGGCAACCACTTTAGGTGTAAGTACTATGGCTTATTTACCTTTTGTATTTTTTAATTTATTTAGTCCAATAATTGCTGTTATTTTTGGTTATTTAAATATAGCTATAGAACAAAAAGATCAGGATATCTGA
- a CDS encoding aldehyde dehydrogenase family protein, whose translation MIIENEYQLFINGSFKPSTANEFTKVINPCTGKVLTKVTNATTEDVDRAVESAKNAYGVWKNTSVMDRANLLLKLADKIEENADYLAKVETINTGKPIVETREDIVAVIDQFRYFASAIRTDEGSYIKHDKDNFSILVKEPLGVVAQIIPWNFPFLMAGWKLAPAIAAGNCVVIKPATNTPVSLLELAKISQGILPPGVLNVITGSGKKCGENLIMHQDVKKIAFTGSTEVGSNIGQIAASKIIPATLELGGKSANIIFPDAPMEKAIEGAAMAILYGQGQVCSSGSRLFVHETIYDETIEKLVKIFNSVKIGDPLREDTRMGSLINETHFKNVMNYIEIGKREGAKLCCGGERIDEGEFSKGWFLQPALFSEVDNKMRIAQEEIFGPVLVVIKFKNEEEVIEMANDNIYGLAGAVWTRDINRALRIANKTETGTMWINEYNLVPSHSPFGGYKKSGIGREVHKMALNHYTQTKNIFVSLDESIKGWYR comes from the coding sequence ATGATAATAGAAAATGAATATCAGCTGTTTATAAATGGTAGTTTTAAACCATCAACCGCTAATGAATTTACTAAGGTAATAAATCCGTGTACTGGAAAAGTTTTAACTAAGGTAACTAATGCTACAACTGAAGATGTGGATAGAGCTGTAGAATCAGCGAAAAATGCTTACGGTGTTTGGAAAAATACTAGTGTAATGGATCGAGCAAATTTATTATTAAAATTAGCTGATAAAATTGAAGAAAATGCGGATTATTTAGCAAAAGTTGAAACTATAAATACTGGTAAGCCAATTGTCGAAACAAGAGAAGACATTGTAGCTGTAATAGATCAATTTAGATATTTCGCATCAGCCATTAGGACTGATGAAGGAAGTTATATAAAGCACGATAAAGATAATTTTAGTATTTTAGTAAAAGAGCCCTTAGGAGTAGTGGCGCAAATTATACCTTGGAATTTTCCTTTCCTTATGGCAGGTTGGAAACTGGCACCAGCCATAGCAGCTGGTAATTGTGTAGTGATAAAGCCTGCAACTAATACACCAGTTTCTCTACTAGAGTTAGCAAAAATAAGTCAAGGTATTTTACCTCCAGGGGTTTTAAACGTAATTACAGGATCAGGTAAAAAATGTGGTGAAAATCTTATTATGCATCAAGATGTGAAAAAAATTGCCTTTACTGGTTCTACTGAGGTAGGTTCAAATATAGGGCAAATTGCAGCTTCAAAAATAATTCCTGCTACCTTAGAATTAGGAGGTAAGTCTGCTAATATTATTTTTCCAGATGCTCCAATGGAAAAGGCTATCGAAGGTGCTGCTATGGCAATTTTATATGGACAAGGTCAAGTTTGTTCTTCGGGTTCGCGTCTTTTTGTTCATGAAACTATCTATGATGAGACTATAGAAAAATTAGTTAAGATTTTTAACAGTGTTAAAATTGGTGATCCTTTACGAGAAGATACAAGAATGGGTTCTTTAATAAATGAAACTCATTTTAAAAATGTAATGAACTATATTGAAATAGGTAAAAGGGAAGGCGCAAAACTATGTTGTGGTGGAGAAAGAATTGATGAGGGCGAATTTTCTAAAGGCTGGTTTTTACAGCCGGCTTTATTTAGTGAAGTTGATAATAAAATGAGAATTGCTCAAGAGGAAATTTTTGGTCCAGTTCTAGTCGTTATCAAATTTAAAAATGAAGAAGAAGTAATTGAAATGGCAAATGACAATATTTATGGTTTGGCTGGTGCTGTCTGGACTCGTGATATAAACCGGGCGCTAAGAATAGCAAACAAAACCGAAACTGGCACAATGTGGATCAATGAATATAATTTGGTGCCTTCTCATTCTCCGTTTGGGGGTTATAAAAAATCTGGTATAGGTCGAGAGGTCCATAAAATGGCATTAAATCATTATACACAAACAAAAAACATCTTTGTAAGCTTAGATGAAAGCATAAAAGGTTGGTATAGGTAA
- a CDS encoding site-specific integrase gives MELVQPIREIKKIETIKKILLANETFGSRNHLLFVLGINSGLRISDLLKLKIKDIMNKGKVKSYIELRETKTSKIKKFPVNKASEKAITRYITSLDEIKPEMYLFKSRKGDNQAISRVQAWEILNAAAKEVGITEPIGTHSLRKTFGYHAYQAGIDITLLQKIYNHSAPSITLRYIGITQDDIDNVYINLNL, from the coding sequence ATGGAATTAGTACAACCTATACGAGAGATAAAAAAGATCGAAACCATAAAGAAAATACTACTTGCTAATGAAACATTTGGGTCAAGGAATCATTTATTATTTGTTTTAGGTATAAATTCAGGGCTTAGAATAAGCGATTTATTAAAATTAAAAATCAAAGATATTATGAATAAAGGCAAAGTAAAAAGTTATATCGAATTAAGAGAAACAAAAACAAGCAAAATAAAAAAATTTCCTGTTAACAAAGCGTCAGAAAAAGCCATCACAAGATATATTACTAGCCTAGACGAAATTAAACCAGAAATGTACTTATTTAAATCAAGAAAAGGGGATAATCAAGCGATCTCCAGAGTACAGGCTTGGGAAATATTAAATGCTGCTGCCAAGGAGGTAGGAATAACAGAACCAATAGGCACACATTCACTGCGTAAAACTTTTGGTTATCATGCTTATCAGGCAGGAATTGACATCACATTATTACAAAAAATATATAATCATTCGGCACCTTCGATAACTTTAAGATATATTGGCATTACTCAAGATGATATCGATAATGTGTATATAAATTTAAATCTATAA